CCCAATAACATACAATAATCCTAAACATGTATACCTCTGAGAAATTTGAAAATATCAGGTTTTTACCGCGGATAGGAGTTGTATTAAAAGCTCTAATTCTGAAAGGAACAACGTTCAATGGCTTCTTCTGAAGGAGCAAATATGATACCTGTAGGAGCCACATAATGTTGCTTGTACATGATTATTGTGTCATGCGCTAATATTGTAGGTGGTGGGCGTTTTCATGATGGTTTGAGCGGAAGTGATATATTTGTTTGCTTCACCTGTGCACCTGGGTTCTTTGGGCTTTGACGGAGAGGGGGTGAAGCTGGGAACACTCGATGAACTGCAAGTTTTGGCACTTTGGTCCTTTTTTTAGCCCCAGAGGTTGCTTCTCGACCTTTAGCTGCACTTACTTGACTGCAGAAACCAGCTGGAAGGACAAAAACCAGCAGGGGAACTGAGTTGATTGATGAACTTTAAAAACACCAGTATATTCCTTTAACGTTGCCAAAGGAGTGTCTtccctgctgtgtttttctACTGACAGATGTAGCCTAACAATAAGTTATGTCACACAGGTACACAAACATATGACTTGTTGATGTCTCACACCATAAACTAGTTCTACAGCAGATCCTAACGTGCCAACATCCTCCGACCCTCATCTCTGTGGTACCGATCTACAGCAGACTACAGTGAACCAGACAGATGCTGCCTTCTAGAAAACACACGTGGAACAAAGAATCCCAGCAAGgattttgccaaaaaaaattatataacaAAACGCACGATGCAAATAAACTCAGAGCAATACaattagtatatatatataaaattaaaatatattatggAGGACAGGGGATCGAACTACGATGAAGCCTTCCAACAATTTAACGCTTCAAATCATCTTCactaaaatggaaaatggaTTTCCGTGTGCTGCAAATGTTCTTAAATAattaattcctcttttttctccttctttagtGAAGCTTGCCGCTGGCTGCCAgactcctgctgctcctccgCTGTATCCTTTTTCTGGCTTTCACTGCGGCAAAGGAGAAACACAACAAGAGTGAGTTAAAGAAATAACACACTTGTTCATACCTTTCAGGGAgcttctccttttttatttacagactaGTCTTAAAGACCtcacattatgctcattttcaggttcattataGTATTTAGTGGTTGCACCAGAGTAGGTTTATGTGgtgtaattaaaaaacaacaacatatttcctcttttcgtcctgtgtgttgagctctctgttttaactacagagtgaggcatcgcacatgtgttccatctttgttgggagtcgtaCACGCGTAGCAACTAGGTAAGGACTGTTAGCCAGTCAGAAGTATAGTAGGGTGGGCCCTGGCAAGCAGCCGTACAACCTAGACTAGAGCAAGACGTTTCAAAGTGGtaagttattaaaatgttacCAAATTTCTTCGGGCCTCCGCTCTTACTAGCTTTCTTTTATGGTGTGCAACGCTATATACTAGGCGAGCTtcataacgtgtgttacaaaatgcttgtttgtcacagaagtaaagtctggactacaatagagccaTTTGGAGAAGTTGGTGAACCGTGTCTTCTGTGGGAGACGGGAAGTCCCTTTGAGGTGGACTtagggctttttcactttgtaaacctattacatgcacacaaaaaaagatatataacacaataaaggaaaggggaaaagccaaaaagcataatacgAGCACTTTAAGGTGATTAACGGGGTGTCTGCGCAGACTGCACTCACCGTCAGTACATTCCACTTGGGGTTTCTCCCACTGTCCGTCTGCTTTACAGCGAACCACGGGAGGGTGGCGCTGTCTAAAGCCTGGGTTGCACTGATATCGGATGATGGCGTTAACAGGGTATTCCTCCCTTCTGTTACCAAACATGTGGGCATTCTCAACCTCTGGCGGGGAGCCACAGAACGCTGAGGACAGAACCAGAAGCTGTCACATCAAACCCCACAGAAATCCCAAACTTTACGTTCACAATTGCGAGCGACGTTCTTTGTTTTAGATatctgtgtttcctgtcacGCCCACTCCTGTGGTTCATATTACAGGGTAGGAACAGACAACTCATGTAATCGGATGCTTTGGAGCACTTGTCTGTTGCAAGTATTTTCACTACAGATGGCAGTACTACAGTTATCAAACCTACATATGTCAATATTATTCATAAGAACCTTGAAGCTAATGGCTCTGTGTGAAAGAGGTTCCTCATACTTCTGCTGAAATGATTGAAAAATAATGATTCAACTCTACAGCTTTAGCTTGTTCATGTATCTCTTTTTGCTTAGTTGTACctcatttccagcagcagaACGCAGAGATGTTTTCAGCCAAACGCTACTTCTCCAGCACCAAACAAGGTTAGCAACTTGCTAGTGAATGAAGTTGAATGTCCAGGACACATTAGTATGAAAACAGTATTTGCAGTATTTGCCATACTAACTCTATAAGGCAATAATATTCATGGCTCTGTGCCTGTGACCttgtcttaaccctcatgttgtccttgggttaaAATttacccattttcctatatcaatgttctttttagcaACACAAttttaattacacaaaataGTCTTTGTTACAGATGTTgggtcagaccttcctccacagcgctgcggagggcGGTCTGACTAGTCCCACTAgctttgggaaggaacttgttttggtggatcaTGTCTAcgttcaaaagatgttttagtaattcaacagaaaactcaaatagGATAGATGgtgtagctagctgtctggatttaccctgcagagatctgaggaggaAAGGTTgcggacatccggccaaaaagaaggGCAATCTGGGAAGTTGAATGTTGTGGATATGGACTAGGTCTGAGCTAACATACCCGGGCCTTTCTTGCAGGTAAACGGCAGGTGGTAGTTGCAGGGCACGTCGTTCCACTGGCCGTTCTCGTGCCAGATCATCACCACACAGTCTTCTCCAGAGTTGAAGTAGTTATCTGGCTGGTTCGGCCTCCAGTTCTCAAATtgctgaaaaaacaaagaaacaatacTTACAAGACTATAGCAAAACAATACTACAAGGTACAGACAAAGAGACCAGGTAGGAGTGAACACATTCTGCACTGTACACTGCAGGatttcaacttttaaaactattttacgCCAAGTCCTGTCGGAGCCCACCCTTTGGTTGTTTGTCTCCATTACTCACTcaagaaaaagcaaaatgtgtacattgtctttttctttggaCGTGCGTAAATAGGGTCTGGATAGAGAAAAAGGTACCGGGAGAATCGCTGATTCTGCTTTCGGCTTTAATTATCAAAATCGAAAGCTCATTTCATGCCATTGGACGTTTAAAgaattatttgattattttacagCTTTGAGTCCTGGAAGCATGGGCAGATTGTGAAACAATGGCCCCCtggtgacagacagacaccggAGCcgttttctgtctctttcagaAACATTATGCAAGGGAACCAGAAGTCTTGAGATGATCAGAAACATAAACTCTTTTCTAAACTTGTCTTTTGTTGTCATCTCTCTGTGGTTGTGATCGTTTTTACGTCTCTTGGTGGTTGATTTGCATCTCTTTTGGGTTGTTTACCatgtttaaagttgtttttgtgtctttttagtcattttgcatctctttgtggtagttttgagTCTCTTTGTAGTTGCGCAGGGTGCAACTACTTGGGCCTGTGCCTGGTACGCTGGTGAGGTTGCAAGTAGACTTGGTTTCAAGGATTCACAAACAGAGTGGGAACCACGCCAgaccatactatactatactatactttgcTCTGCCTATAACAGGAGCAACACACCAGCATTATGCCCTTACTCACCAGTGGAGTGCCATCTGTCCAGCGGAAGTCATTCTCGATTGTCTTGTCATTCAGCCCGATCCACTGGTAGTCCTGTGTGTTTGCTGCAAGAGACAAacgtgttttatttttaatggtttacacacacacagacacacacacacacacatcatgcacTTACAGTTGACAAAGTCCTGCTCCTCTGGGGTGATGATGCTGACCAGGTGGGCGTTGAGGTCCCGGCAGCGCTGCTCTGCGTCCAGCCACTCTTCTCTGTCATAGAAGTGCAGGTAGCAGTTCCCCTGAAACTTAGTCCAACCCTCTTCACACCGCTGCTCATCTGCAGCCGCAACACCAAAGAgttaacatttacacaatgtatGGCCTTCTCAATGGACTTTCACTTATGTGGACATATATATTCAGTACAGTATactatattttcaattttgtagcTCTCAGAGACTTATAACTTGGACAACTACATATGGGTTGGACAACAAAAGCACAGCATCTGATGATGAGAAGGTTTTCTGTATTCTTATCATTCTTTCTGCCAGCTGTGCGGTATTAGTGTTTGAGCAGCTGATAAAGTGCTTGATATTGTTCAAACCCATGTAGTGTTTCAGTATTCAGAACTTGTCTTGTGAGTCAGTGAAGAGCACATTTTCCCACTGCGATGCCTTTCATTTGATCTGGCATTCAGTACACGTCTGACGACAGGCAGTGTTTCCATCCTGacgtaaaaaaacaaacgtcTCAATGCAGAATGGAAAACTACGCACAATGCTTCACTTAAGCTGGGAGAGCACTGCCCAACAGTAATGTAATGTTGAATTtccatctttttccttttactgtaACATTCAGTCTCTTGTTCTACCTTCGTGACTTTATTCACATAAGGGTCAGTTCACTTAAATTACGTCACAAGATATTTTCACACGTTGTACTTCTTGTCTGCAAAAACCTTATTGTAATAACCGTTGTCATTGGAATTACTTTATGTTGAATAAGTTGTATCCCTAGAGAAATAGTtaacaatgtgtttaatgtttaatactGGGAAGGAtatcatttgttaaaataaaccctgcagtttatttttatttttatgttgtctCTTCGCAATCTCAGGGCATGCAGAAAAGTATTGGTAAGTAGTATTGGTTACAGGGTATGCGGTGATGGAAGTGACACTTTAATGGTCCATTTGTGTGACACCCTGTTGTATTATTTAACCCCCCAATCTAGCATAAGTAGACTTTATagtttacatttgttgttttaaatcagaTCATTTACAGACTGACATTTCCaaccgcacttgaaggcagcctCCTTTGAcggaaaaagagaaacaaaaatcgcaatatcagtcaaaaataatcacaattaattaattaattgtaagTATACTGTTTGAttccctatggggaaattacaatttacatgcCTATACATggcctatacatgcactaatggagagatgtcagagtgagtgggctgcaacTGCTGAACAGGCACCCTGAGGGGTTAAGGGGgatttggtgccttgctcaagagcaccttggcagtgcccaggaggtgaagtggaatctctccagccaccagtcCCCACTTCAtactttgatttattaattaGCAAAAATTCTCATATTGTGCGGCCCTTTTTCATATTTGAAACTCTAGttaaaacatgttctttgtgTCATTGgagtgaactgaccctttagtTATATTTTATGGCCTTTTGTCCTAATTGTAAAACAGGGTCCCATGGCAAACCAGGGACATCCCAGTTGCCTGAGGCATCTTTGACTGCTGGACCACCAGAACTCCTCAcagccctcctctctctctttggttgtttttgagAGGCTGCTGTTAGTATTTATTAGCTGAAGCTGATCTCATACCGATCTCACAGCGTTCCCCTCCGTAGCTGGGCAGGCATAAGCATTTGTAAGAGTCTGCGCTCTCCACACAGGTTGCTCCATTGGCACAAGGGTTGGGATGGCACACATCTACCTCTGCAAAAAAGGGGGCGGTTGACACTACTGTTTGAgcgtggggtgggggggatgggAAGTTTGCAAGCAAGGAATGAGAGGTGAAGCTGTGATAGAAGCACTATCACACCTCAGGGTTGAGAAGTTAGTGAACAATACTGTTGCTGCTGCAACCTCTGATCCAGATTAGACTTACTGCACACTAAATCATCAGCtatgtctctttgtttttgattcAATGTGTTTCAGGTCAACAAATCatgaacatatatatatatatatatatatatatatatatatatatatatatatatatatatatatatataaagtaacACATTACAATTACTTGTATTACTGTAGTTGAGTAGGTCCTGTGTACTGTTGAGTACTTATACATTTTAAGTTGGTACCTaaaatctgtcattttgaaTCACATCCGTAAGTAAATGCTTTCATTACTTAAAAAAGATCACCCAAGCAATAGTACTTTTAATGAAGTAGAATATGTTTGTACTATTTTCACCTCTGTGAAATATGTACCAAATCTGTGTTTATGTCTGCAGAGAGAACTAATAATTGTAACATTTGCAGTAAGTGTATGTTTGAATCTGTGGTTTGTTGCAGCAGAGGATCAGTATTCAAATTCCAGCTAGATGAAAGCAGCCATATGATACCAGGAAGCACATGTGTTGCCCTGGGTTTAGCATGCATGTAGTGTATGTGGCGTGTACAGGCACagcaaaccaaaaacaacatataGGCTGAAGGCAATTATAATAACAGGTGTGACACAGAGGCTTTACAACCTCAGAGCAGAGCTGATGCATATTTGACGAGGGTCCAAACGTTGAatttgccacacacacacagagacccatAGCCACATACAGACAAAACCGACACAAGGAAACCAGTGGAACACGAAACATCAGCACAAATACGATGCAAAACACATCAGGACAGAAcggcagggagagagaaaagatttTAGGTGAGTCTAGTATTACTGATTCattaacagtaaatataatCACAACCTGTTAAAGATGTCTCTGGAAATATGACTGACAAGCTGATTAATAAACAGAATGCAGACAACAATACAAACCATGCAAAGTGCTCAACAAGTTAATGTAAATCATAATCACACAATATTGACTTCAGTAgttttttagaaaaaagaaaggagcaaaaaaaaaaaaaggcacttgCAACAGCTTTGGGCCTTACCATGGCAGATAGCAACCCCATCCTCTACGGTGCATGTAGCAGCTCCACAGGGGTTGGGTTCACATGGGTTCAAACCACCTAGAAAAGAATTAGAATTATTCAAAGACTATACTAcaataattgtgatttcaaaAGAGAACTGCCTTAATCTTCCAAGCTTCATCTAAACGGGTATAGCAGTTGTTGTCAATATGTTACATTCCATTTTGTAAAAGTTCTGAATAAAGACTCCCtcatctgttttcatttgtacAATACAAACCAACTGTGGCCTCACACCAAGAAGGTACCGGGTTCAAACCCTGCTCGtcccgggcctttctgtgtggagttagCATGTTCTCCCCCCTGTCTGCGGGGGTTTTCTCCTGGTGCTTCGGTTTTCCCTACAACTAAAAATGTGTTCCCCTCCCTCGCTACCAAGCTGATTTGCGGTGAGCGTCTGGCGCTGTAAGGGTGCCgtgcatcacccaggtgggtgctacacattggtgGTGTTAGAGAGTAGTCCTCCCCCCTGAAGCACTTTGAGTGTCTATGACAAAGCACTGTATGaatgtaatgaattattataATAGATCTGCTGAAGATTTATCAGCGGGAACCAACCTTGAACCAATCCTCCATTCCTTTGGagtctctctctcatctttctaCTCTCATGTcatagaaaatgtaaacattctTGTGTATCTCATTACTCGCCCGCATTACTGTATCTGCTTTCCCAATCAACTCGCAGAGGTCTAGCCAGTAGATGATAGGATACCACAAAACCATTCCAATAGGATTGTTTTCTAACACCTGTTGCTGCtgatacatttttgtactttttctcaAAACTTCTTacaatgctttttatttaaatgctgGTGATGTGCATCTAAAACAATAGCCTTGAACTCCTCCAACAATGTTGGACTTTCTTCACATCAAAGAGACTAGATGTAGGTCAATGGACTGTTGAAAAGTGTAAGTTATTATTGGTGTCAATGAGTTGGAGCTTTTCATTTAAGACATGAACCAAGATTCGGTTTGACCCTTGGCATTTATGGACCTTTAAAAACTCTTTCGACATGCTGTAGCTGTTGTCTCATCTTGACTAATCCAGtaatcaactaatcatttcagctccaGCAGTTAGCTGCGAGGATGAATCATCCCTTTAAATTTGAACAAACACTGCTTTCCATTCCCACTCTATCTCTCCATCTTACAGAACACCTGGACAACATGTGAAAAGGTCATATAATTTTGCAAACAAGACCAGAAAGAATCAAGAATATGTTGACCCACCCTCCAATGAATCTGTTTCTTTATCATCGCCTGGTGCCTGCACAGATGCTGGTGTGGTTGTGGTGGGAATAGCAGCCAGTCCTGCGGGGGCAAGCACAGGGTGGGGAGTTCCATAGATGCCACTAGGGATCTGTGACAGTTCAGCCCCACTGAGGGCCTCCTCTGGTCCCGTGGTGCTCTCTGTCAGTCCCCACTCACTGGATGGAGACGGCAGCACCACCACCTGTGACAAATCACCAGAGGAAGCCCCCGAAAAAGGGCCACTGGCTGTGGACAAGTGGCTGTCTCCGCTGCCAGAGTGGAAGCCACTGCTGCTACTGCTTCCTTCTCCGCTGTACTGCACCGACCCCTGTCCAAGCTCCATAGACCGCGTAGCGTTTCCAGGTACCTCTGTCCAAAAATCTctagtaaaaaatgtaacactgcCTTCTTCTCCACTCAGGGAGGACTCAGATCCAGACATTCCTGATTCAGACATTCTCGAACCCGACATTCCCGATTCAGACCCAGAGAGGAAACCTGAGCTTCCAAATCCAGAAAACAAATGTCCACTACTCTTCTGTCCAGAGCTGTGGAGTAAAACCCCAGAGGCCTCCTGCTCTCCAGAGGATGACACTGTCATGTCTGTGAACCCTGATTCCACAAAGGTCACACCTGACCAGAACCCAGAGCCACTTCCAGAGGCTGAGCCACTGACAATACCAGATCCTGAAATGTCTCCAGAGCCACTGAATGACAGTAGGCCTCCACTAAGCTCATACTCCTTGTTGGTACTGGAGGTGGATGCATCAATCAGTTCAGTATCTATTAGTATAATCTGAGTGTCTCCACTTCCCGAAAGATCTCCTGACTGGCCACTTGCACTTCCAGAAGAGAATACTGATGGAAAACCACTGAATCCAGAAAAATCCTGGTCGGTGGTGAAACCAGATGACATGCCAGAGAACTGTCCACTTGCAGAGCTGGAAGAGCCACTCTCTGCAGAGCTAAATCCAGATCCAAATTCTGAGAGGTCCCCGCTTCCACTGATCACTCCAGAGCCTGATTCAGATGAAGGGAAGATAAAGATCCCTGTGCTTCCCTCTCCGGCTTCTTGGGGTCCTCCTGTAACTGAGCCCTCTCCAGAGACAATGCTGTTGAtgcccaaaaaaacaacagtgatgccagacccttctccACTGAGAGCTGATCCAGAAGCATCTGCACTGCTGAAGCCTGACACTCCACTGGGTAGCTCAGCCCTGGCACTACCAGCCATGTCTCCAGAACCAGACAAGTCTCCAGAGGTGAATTGATCTCCAGAACCAGACATATCTCCAGAGATTACCCTTTCTCCAGAACCAGACAAGTCTGAAGAGTCAGAAAGGTCTCGAGATCCAGACAGATCTCCACTGGTTACATGGTCTCCAGATCCAGACAGATCTCCACTGGTTAACCTGTCTCCAGATCCAGACAGATCTCCAGATCCAGACAGATCTCCACTGGTTGCCCTGTCTCCAGAACCAGACAGGTCTCCAGATCCAGACAGATCTCCACTGGTTGCCTGGTCTCCAGAACCAGACAGGTCTCCAGATCCAGACAGATCTCCACTGGTTGCCTGGTCTCCAGAACCAGACAGGTCTCCAGATCCAGACAAAGCTCCAGAGTAACCTCCAGAGGCACCGTCAACCCTAGACCCTGAGCCAAATTCTGCTGAGCCTGAGCCAGAACCCAAGGTATCCACAGGGATGGGAGAGACGATGGAAGGAACAGCTAAAAAGACATGTAGGTAAAAAGAATGAGACGTTGGAAAATAAAGGGGTCATTTTCACAATTAAGAAAGGCATTTGTAATTTGTTCACAATATAAATATAGCTTACCAGGCCTCAGCAGATCAGTAATTGATGTTAGGTTAAGCAGGGCCTCCTGGATATCTGTGACATTCAGTCCAGTTTCATTTGCAATAAGTAGAATATCCGCTGTAAGAATTAAACAATAAGAGCAATAATAAATCAATGgtgatgaaaaacaaattctgaAAAAGccttagagctgcaaagattaatcaattagctGTATCTTAAGAATGAATGATGGGTTTAAGTCATTTCTCatgaaaataacttaaaaatgcTCTGCTTCCAGCTTGTtagatgtgaatattttctagtttattctctcctctgtggcagaaaactgaatatctttgacttGTGGACCAAACAAGATATTTATCTTGGGGTTTGGggaacactgatcaacatttttcaccattttctgatatttaatagatcaaacaactaatcgagAAAGTAATTGTTAGTTTTAGCTGTAATCAGCCCGTTCCTTTACAGTCAAGCGTTTACCTCTGAAACAGTATGCATCAAATCTTGCATCAACTTCAGGATAGCTTGTCTGGTTGGCGTGAGCGTAAACAGTGTGTACTCCTGAGATCCCAGCTCCACACTCAACGCGGGGGTTGTTGATGGGATAGCGGACGCTACGATCCAATAGCCAGCCAGCACGGCACTTGTCGAAACCCATTTTCCAGGCTGTGTAGAGCTCCCCGGTGGAGGCCAGTATAGAGTTGTGCTCTTGACAGCTAGAAGCAGCCTCATCATATGTGAAACCCTCAGCGGAGCCCACATGGAAAACCTCACCTGTGGAAAGGATGAGGAGATGTCAAGATagtgaaaaagaaagtaaataacttgaaataatacatttgtagcTGTGTAAAAAAGAGGGATCTAGTAAGCCTCTTTGTGATGATTCACCCCATCACCTTTAAGTTGGACACAAGAGATTTGATGTTAGAGGTGTTTTATTTCTTACCTTTGAGCCGATCAGTGTAGCAGTACACATCATATCTCTCGTCTGCTGGTCTCAAACCATATGACCGAACTCCAGGTTGAGCCCCCAGATCTCCAGCACACTTATGTCGAGGGAAAACAATGGGATACCTAAAGAAGAGCAGGTGTTTTGTGTTTGGGACTGAAATCTCTCTACCTGAACCCTGAAAGATTCTCTACCTAcctaaatctgaaaaaaaaaatcatttcagaTTTACCTTACAGTCTGGTCCAGTAACCATCCTGCATCACACTGGTGATATCCAGCCTCGTACGCTGCCTGCAGCTGCTCTGGCGTGGCCATGGAGGCGCCGACACTCTGGCAGGCCAGCTGGGCCTCAACGAAGGTGAAAGCATAGCGGCTGGAGCCTGAGCGATAATGGAAGACCACACCTTCACAGAGAaacaatcaaattattattGGGGGGGACCTTCATTTCAAAACTCAGCAGAGcagtgatttattattttaattcaaaactaaaaaaataccaTTTTCAACCATTCAAATCATGAACTCATGacattatgaaacaaataaaacaaacacaaagtgttgGTCTGTACATGTGTGCCTTTAGTTACATGTAGTTTTCTGCTAGCATGCAGCTGCTAGCATTGCTTTACTGGACTTTCTATGTGATGATCATAACATGCATCAGCAGTGCAGTGTCACGGACCCGTTGGAGGCATCACAAAGCCTTTGCTGGGCTCCCGGCCTGTGTCGGGCCGGGCGATGGCCGCCTCTATCAGGTCCGGGATGAACTCAGTGACGTTGGGCGGCTGAGGCAGCGGCATCCCGGTAGGGCTCTCTGTGAAGGTGAAGTCCACTACGGTAGGCTGCTGAGTCTCCACCACTCCGATCACCTCGCTCTCTGTGGTCGTCCTTCTGTAGAGCACCTCTGGGCTCTCCGTCACCGTGGTAACACTCAGCCTGCCACTTCCCTCTTCTATGATGCCTGACCCTTCCTCATCAGGGGACTCTGGAGGGGATTTAGGAGAAAGATTAGTCAGATTTATTCGACCAGGAGAGCCCCATTGAGATTAAGAATCTCTTTTTCAACAGAAGCATGTATgaaacacacataacacaagAAATGCAAAATTAAGTGAAATGAATAAAGTTAGTTCAAGCATAGAGatattacatttcaaaagagATATTTACAGGAGTCAGATTTGTAGTCAGGCGAATTAAACACACTGAGATCTTAAGGTATCTTTCTTTGATTCTTTACTTTTGGATCTAAATTATGGATCAATTTATTGAATTCTAGTCATTCTACAACATATTCCATGCCGAGTGTGCAGAATACACAAATGTCCTTTTTCCATACATTCGGATAAAGAAAGCCAAACTAATATCAAGGATGACATTTTGATAGTATGTTTCCACACTCCCAAACCAGACTTATGAAAAACATAATTCAGACTTTAAAAATAGAATGGAAAGTGTGATAAAGACACTATGACAAGTAGTATATGGGAGCAGACCAGGAATACAATGTTTCTATACAATATCATGCATGTAGAAAACCCTTGTGTCCCGTCCATATAATTTAACGCTGCTGAGCAAACAGGGACCAGGGACATCGTGATATACTCTCATCTCATTTATCTAAAAGACATGTTGAATGCTTTCATATGTCAACAATTTCACTAATGTTAGGATAGAAGAGCACTTTTACAGTAGTATCAATTTCAAGTTCCATACTTTATTGCCATGTCATCACAGTTGATTGGAATTTGTCTTGGTGGCAGTCAGGTTAAAAAAggcaacacatactgtacttattGATCTAAATGTTGGCCTACCTGTGTAGCAGAAGGCGTCGTAACGGGACTCAAGTAGTGGGTATCCTGTCTGGTTTGTGTGGAGGTAAACAGTTCGAACCCCCAGCAGACCCCCTCCACACTGCGGCCGACGAATGTTGATGGGGTAGCGGACGCTCCTGTCTCCCAGCCAGCCGGCGTTGCAGACATCCATCCCACCCTGCCAGGCCAGGTAGAGCTGACCAGTAGTGGCCAACTGAGCTCCCTGATTGGTGCATGCCACCTCAGCCTCAGAAAAGGTAAACTTTTCTGCAGCAGCGGTGTAGAAAACTCTGCCTGTATTAGATAAGATATGTGTCATTTAcgtaaaaaataatgaaagctTAAAATACCCCAAACAGGAAAACATAAGATAACTCCCACAACAATCACAGAGAGACATTGCAGTGTTTATCTTAGTGTACCTGTCATTTTCTCAGTGAAGCAGTAGACATC
The Etheostoma cragini isolate CJK2018 chromosome 1, CSU_Ecrag_1.0, whole genome shotgun sequence genome window above contains:
- the LOC117961771 gene encoding aggrecan core protein-like isoform X1, which gives rise to MMWWIVLLCACLHVTSASSDYSRIYGDDSFMDPEDVLSVSIPLEEPQRPLLGATLLLPCCFKDHTVPDPGAPTIAPLAHRIKWSLVTREKVTTILVALEGQVRVSESYLDRVHLVNYPMNSTDASIKISELRSSDTGVYRCEVQLGIEDNHDIVHVQVQGMVFHYRAIMGRYTLTFEKAKTACSQNSAVMASPEQLQAAYDDGFHQCDAGWLSDQTVRYPIHDPRVNCYGDKEELPGVRTYGLRDLSETYDVYCFTEKMTGRVFYTAAAEKFTFSEAEVACTNQGAQLATTGQLYLAWQGGMDVCNAGWLGDRSVRYPINIRRPQCGGGLLGVRTVYLHTNQTGYPLLESRYDAFCYTESPDEEGSGIIEEGSGRLSVTTVTESPEVLYRRTTTESEVIGVVETQQPTVVDFTFTESPTGMPLPQPPNVTEFIPDLIEAAIARPDTGREPSKGFVMPPTGVVFHYRSGSSRYAFTFVEAQLACQSVGASMATPEQLQAAYEAGYHQCDAGWLLDQTVRYPIVFPRHKCAGDLGAQPGVRSYGLRPADERYDVYCYTDRLKGEVFHVGSAEGFTYDEAASSCQEHNSILASTGELYTAWKMGFDKCRAGWLLDRSVRYPINNPRVECGAGISGVHTVYAHANQTSYPEVDARFDAYCFRADILLIANETGLNVTDIQEALLNLTSITDLLRPAVPSIVSPIPVDTLGSGSGSAEFGSGSRVDGASGGYSGALSGSGDLSGSGDQATSGDLSGSGDLSGSGDQATSGDLSGSGDLSGSGDRATSGDLSGSGDLSGSGDRLTSGDLSGSGDHVTSGDLSGSRDLSDSSDLSGSGERVISGDMSGSGDQFTSGDLSGSGDMAGSARAELPSGVSGFSSADASGSALSGEGSGITVVFLGINSIVSGEGSVTGGPQEAGEGSTGIFIFPSSESGSGVISGSGDLSEFGSGFSSAESGSSSSASGQFSGMSSGFTTDQDFSGFSGFPSVFSSGSASGQSGDLSGSGDTQIILIDTELIDASTSSTNKEYELSGGLLSFSGSGDISGSGIVSGSASGSGSGFWSGVTFVESGFTDMTVSSSGEQEASGVLLHSSGQKSSGHLFSGFGSSGFLSGSESGMSGSRMSESGMSGSESSLSGEEGSVTFFTRDFWTEVPGNATRSMELGQGSVQYSGEGSSSSSGFHSGSGDSHLSTASGPFSGASSGDLSQVVVLPSPSSEWGLTESTTGPEEALSGAELSQIPSGIYGTPHPVLAPAGLAAIPTTTTPASVQAPGDDKETDSLEGGLNPCEPNPCGAATCTVEDGVAICHEVDVCHPNPCANGATCVESADSYKCLCLPSYGGERCEIDEQRCEEGWTKFQGNCYLHFYDREEWLDAEQRCRDLNAHLVSIITPEEQDFVNSNTQDYQWIGLNDKTIENDFRWTDGTPLQFENWRPNQPDNYFNSGEDCVVMIWHENGQWNDVPCNYHLPFTCKKGPAFCGSPPEVENAHMFGNRREEYPVNAIIRYQCNPGFRQRHPPVVRCKADGQWEKPQVECTDVKARKRIQRRSSRSLAASGKLH